The DNA window CATTCAAGTTTCATTGCATTATATTTGATGTGGCAttcttggaaacaacgctacaaaACTCCCACTGAGATTGGTCTTAGACATCGCACACTTAGATTCCTCAACAAAACAATACAAAAGGCACATCCTACGATAGATTCCTTGTAATAAACAAGAACGGACCATGAGTTCTGGATCTGAGTTAGTCTTTACTTGAAATTCTGTTATTGTAAACATTGGGTCTTGAGAGAAGCTGAGATTCGCCCATGTCACCTTTTCTAAAAATAAATTAGGGGAACGTTTTAGTTGGCACACCCGTAAGCTACTGCAGTTTTTGTGCCGACCGTTTAAGTTTGAGGGATCGCGATCCACAAAGCCACGGTTGGGGTATGGTTTTTTGGAGCAACCAAGCGAaatctaatttttagatgctgTAAAAAAAATcgttttcatgagctccaaaatTTTTTTTGGGTTCCTCGTATTTGAATATATCTCTGTGAATTTAATTTTTCCTAATTTTTTGgagttttaaaatattttttaggGATTTAGAATGATTTAAGCAATTTCTGGAATTTATTATTAACTGAAATATATTTATGGACATTTTGAAAACTGACCGAGGCCGATTGTTACTAAATGTTATCTATTTGCCCCCCAATTTCACAAAATCAAATGCATTTGATTTTTCAGTCCAACTTCGACTCTCCTGAATGTACTTTGACGGTCAACAACTGCTTTACTTTATGCTTTAGTTCAAGCAACTAATTGGAGGTTTTGGGTTCTCTACAGGCATCAGTAATCTGGCTCTTTTTTATTAAAACTTGACAACTAAAACTTCTTATTGCAGTAAACTGTTGTCAGCTTTTACCTTGTAATTAAGCCTTGCATTTCATTTATTTTATGCAGCTGTTGAGTATGGCATATGCTGACCCTTGCTAATCCCAAACAAACAATAATGCTCAGAAAGACAAGCTTGGAAGGAGCAGCAAGAAGAACTTCCTGGAGTGCTTGGCATACGCATTCTACCATTGACCTTCCTTTGGAGATGGGGATGCTGCCGTGTTGCTTCTTATTACGTTGTTATACGTTTCCATTATGCTTTATGACTTTGAGTCTTTAATAGACTATTTCCAATATATACCAATAATGATGTCGCTATATGCAAGGGTGGAGAGGGTGGGGCAGGCAGGGGCCTTGCCCCCCTAAGGTTGCATAGCCTCTACTAATACTAGTCATTAGTTCTACTATTCGAGAGATTATAGGTAGAAATTATTCTCAACATAGATAATAAAATTTTAATTAGAAATAAAATACATATCCCTATTGTGTTTTTCTCAAGTTATATCTCCCGATTATATAGTTGTATGTGGCTACATAAAATAAATATGAAGTGAATAATTGGCTTTATGAACAGTGCCCTTTTTTTATCTTCAATTTAGACGAATAGCACTTGTCCGAGATAATAAAAGATGGAGATTAAAGATGATTTACAGTACCAGATTTTTTTATCTTCAATGTACCTGATTTTTTTTACTGTCTTTTGAGTTGTCTCTTATGACTATAGAAAAAAATGTGAATTGTCTCTTATGAGTTGTCCTTTTAATAGTATTTCATTGTATAAGATTATTGTCTAAAATCATCTGAAAACTCAACACCAGAATTATAGCAACTCCCAAATTTTTTCCGACTCTTGGCGGACTGGCCTTCCCTATATCTGAATCTTGGCTCAGCCCACGGAATTGATAGTGGCGCGCATGTAATATGCATATGATGGTATTGTTTTGAAAACCATTTGTGACACTGTAAACTGGGACGGAGTGAATAATCTCTTGTAAGACACTTGGTCTGATTAAGACAATTAAAAACCTCGATCAAGTTGTGCAAGTGGCCAAGAAATGTCAATTGATCGTAAGTTCTTGTGTGGTTCACATATTGGATAGCATCTTGATGTGCAGTCAGCCCTAGGAAATATGTAAATTAACGTATGGCAATGTCTTGGATCCAATCTCCATTATTTATAGATTGAATTATGTGTATGGCTAGCACATCTTGATGCAAGTGAAGTCttcctcggcaaagccttgtccTTGATTATCAATACATCGGCCATGGGAGCATGTGTCTACTGGCGCATCTCAACGCAAGTGAAGTATTCCTCGGCAAAGCCTAGTCATTGGTTGTTATCAGTATATCCGCCAAGTGGGCATGTGCCTGGCACATCTTTGAGGCAAGTCAAGTCTTCCTCGGCAAAGCCTATTCCTTAATTCATTATCAACATATGGGACATGCTGGCATGAGCAGCAGTACAGGCATGCTGTTTATGGGCGGCATTATTTCTTAGGGGATGTTATTTGATGCTTAAGGCTAATTGTTAGCCATTAAAAATTAGTTCGAATTGATCGTAACAAGCGGAGTAAGATATAGGTGTGCTAATTGGCCGACCATCTGACTTGTTGTTCGCTATTTATATTagctagttaaaataaatgaaaggAGCTAATTGATCGATAAAAGAAAATGAGGCTTTTACCATGAGTCATACCATGGGTTTGGGTTACGACACAGGAAGCCGGTGTGGCAATACGACACCGAataaccagcagcagcagctataGAGCTTGCGATCTAGTGAGTGAGTGCCTTTGGTGGGTGGtccgaggaggaggagctgctaGAGCTCGCTCCACTGGATTCGAGTGAGTAAGAGGTCAACGTCGTCCCATCCTTGGATTCCTCGCTCGGAAATGGTTAAACCAGGTTAATTAATTTTTATTACTAGCTAGTGTATACCTATCAATGCCGTCCGTTTGGTTCTTTTTGCTCACCAGTATGTAATGTATGGTGTGATAGTAGTGTGTGCTTTATTATCTATTAATTAATAAATCTGTCTCGATATATTGATCAGTGATCTCGGTTAAGCCCGAGTGGTCGAGAATCCAGAATGGAAACACAGCGCCGCTAGAAGGGAGCCAAGAGACGATGGTTCTGACTGTCACTACGGACAAACAACTTGAAGAGGGCGAGAGGGCGTTTATGGACCAGGTGCTTGTCGTGGATACCAGCGGGAGCATGGGCTGGGAGGGCAAGCTTGACAAGGTGAAGCAAACCTTGAAGGGGATCATCAAAGGAGAGTGGCAACCCAAGGTGGGGACGACCCACACAGCAACAAATGAGTGGCTCCGCACCGATGACCGCCTCTGCATCATCACCTTCGACACCAAGGCCCAAGTCGTGTTCAAGATGAACCGTATGAGTGAGGATAAGAGGAATGAAGCGCTGGACAGAGTCAGCGACATGCGAGCAAGCGGCGACACGAATATGAAAGAGGGCCTCGAGGTGGCCCTCAAAGAGATAAAAGAACGTACCGACCGCAACGATTACGCCCCCGCTATCATTCTCCTGTCCGACGGCTTCGAAAACACTGGTGGATCAGCTAGAGAGGTCGACATCACACGTGTCCGCGTCGATACGATTGGTTTTGGCACTAAGCATGATAGAAAGGTAACGCTGCTGCATTATATATTAGTTATCATTATCTATTATTCTACGTGGATCCTAATCTgtcttagttgcataattaagcAATTGTTAATTAATTATTATATATTCACATGCAGATCCTCGAAGACATCTCACAAAAAAGTGACGAAGGTGGGTACAGTAATTCTTGGGACCACAACAAACTCATGCAGGCGATGTCCTCGCTGCTGGATTTCAGCAAGCACATCGTCGCCAGGAACCTGGAGGTGACAGTGGAGCTGCCGCGGGGCGTGAGGGTGTCTGTGGACTCGGGTACCAACCGCCAAGAGACGTATCAACGTGACATTCAAAAACACTACAAGAGCTCTCTGCAGGGGGGGAGGACATACTATTTCTTGGTAGCCTTCTACCTCCCTCCAGCACAGAGAGAGGGCATCATGGAGACCGTCATGACATACCACTGGAAATGCAGGTATGTGTACTACGCTACTACTATATATCGCTATATAGTATGCATGTTTGTTTGAAGActacttgctttatttatttatCTTTTCCATGTATATATGGCGGTGTAGTATCTAATGTTATTATTGCTAAACAGGGGACCGCATTAGTTCTCACCAGATGCGCTAGAAAAAAAGAATCCCATAAATTATCACGGTAATTTGGTAGACTCTAAACACCATCTCCAATAATAACCATTGGCTCTATTTTTTCTCTTATATACAAAGTTACCCGTCACCATCATTACAAAAAGAACAAATAAAGAGTAACCCCCACTAAATTTGCATCAAAAATAACCATGCACCACTGCCAATATGaaaattattttaaaaataaCCTTCTATATTTGTATCATAATTACCTATTTTTGCCATTATGAAAGACAGTTCAAAGTAACccccctaaatttgcatctaaattacccacaccTATCATTGTCAAATATAATTAAAAAATAACCCCTTGAATTCAGATCTAAACTGGCATTATGAAATATAATGTAAATGATCCCAAAATTTGCATTCAATTAACTATATATGCAATTATGAAATATAATATAAAGTAATATCTTATATATAATTTTTGTCTATATTGTATTCACATCGCTcgttaaaaaaaacaaataaaagtaTCTGTCAAATCCACATAAAAATATAAAAACCAATTTCATATGCATAACCACGTACATTATATATATTTCTAAACTTCACACTAAACTGTTTTGACATATCCATATTGATAATGTAACCATACCTACACATATAGTTCCTGATAATAAATATTCAAACATCTTGAGAAGTGGGGGGAGGTTAGTGCATATGAAATTAAAAGGTGGTTATATCTTCAAGGTCTTTGAGATTTCTTTAGAGTAAATAATCATCATAAGACTTCAATATTGATGTCGTCCCCTTCAGGGTAGCCTGGCTGCCCCATCCTAAATAATCTCATTTTAAGCTCTACCATCGATCTCAATTGAGGGACGTGGTGTGGGATTTGAAAAGACTATTTATGCCATTTAACATAGTAACCATTACCTTTCAGCACGGGCAAGTTCTCATGTCTCCTAAAATTATGTGGCCCGTGCGAGAGCACCGGGTTGATGGAACAGTAATAAACTAAACCGAATACGTCTGCTTCCACTGTACTATGAACTAATTTATTCACCAATATACTAGTGTACTGTGCACCGGCAAACTGTAGTAATAATGTGCTATACATGTACTACTGCGTGTAGGCGCTTGATTCGAGGTAAGGCCGACGAGGCTAGCCAACCGGGCGGTGTTCCAATTATAATAAAGCGCACCACCCAGGGAGCAGGTCTTCGCAACCACGCATTAGTTGTGAATGATGTGGTGCCGAAGGTGGTACGCACCGAGGAGACCCGCCGCAATCACCTCGCAATGATAAAAGAGGTGAGAAAGCATGCAGATGCGGGGAATTTCTATAAGGCTCGAGACACGTTGGCAGTCGGCATGGGCAAGCTGGATGACCTCCAGGACTTGACCAACTCCGATATCTCCATAAAAGCCATCAATTTCATGTACGCTGAGGGGGAGGAACTCTTCAGAGTGCTGGAGTCAGAGCACACGTACAATAACGGTGGTGGCCAGTCCTACGTGGCGGCGTGCATCTCATCACATGAACTCCAGCGCTACGTGGCAAGGGGCGACGAGGGCTGCCAGGTCAGGCTCTTCACCACGAAGCGCATGAGGCGCTACCTCGACGACGCCATCCAGTTGGACAGTAACATGGCCGCCTGAGCTGGCCATTCATTCCAGCTATTATCAGGAGTGTACCGCTTATTTTATTATTGTACTT is part of the Miscanthus floridulus cultivar M001 chromosome 9, ASM1932011v1, whole genome shotgun sequence genome and encodes:
- the LOC136480331 gene encoding uncharacterized protein; this translates as MVLTVTTDKQLEEGERAFMDQVLVVDTSGSMGWEGKLDKVKQTLKGIIKGEWQPKVGTTHTATNEWLRTDDRLCIITFDTKAQVVFKMNRMSEDKRNEALDRVSDMRASGDTNMKEGLEVALKEIKERTDRNDYAPAIILLSDGFENTGGSAREVDITRVRVDTIGFGTKHDRKILEDISQKSDEGGYSNSWDHNKLMQAMSSLLDFSKHIVARNLEVTVELPRGVRVSVDSGTNRQETYQRDIQKHYKSSLQGGRTYYFLVAFYLPPAQREGIMETVMTYHWKCRRLIRGKADEASQPGGVPIIIKRTTQGAGLRNHALVVNDVVPKVVRTEETRRNHLAMIKEVRKHADAGNFYKARDTLAVGMGKLDDLQDLTNSDISIKAINFMYAEGEELFRVLESEHTYNNGGGQSYVAACISSHELQRYVARGDEGCQVRLFTTKRMRRYLDDAIQLDSNMAA